From the genome of Cognaticolwellia beringensis, one region includes:
- a CDS encoding TetR/AcrR family transcriptional regulator, with product MPSTTDKILNTAMDCFFQHGYDTSNISMVSRYAGISRVTIHKQFKSKEVLFRAVVEKHFQEHNILINIYSKSDKDFWLETQDLIIQRCEGLFNDVSSSLVRSNLIHAGHAFCKDIIQAEESLIKTSISSRIKKEIAANRLTLRKVGLTAEQLAETLHYAPFGITVSVSEQNNTAFIENLMAVFKASTSTL from the coding sequence TTGCCAAGTACTACCGATAAAATATTAAATACCGCTATGGATTGTTTTTTTCAGCACGGCTACGATACCTCAAATATATCGATGGTCAGTCGTTATGCTGGCATATCTCGTGTCACTATTCATAAGCAATTCAAGTCAAAAGAGGTGCTATTTAGAGCTGTCGTTGAGAAACATTTTCAAGAACATAATATCTTAATTAATATCTACAGTAAGTCAGATAAAGACTTTTGGCTAGAAACCCAAGATCTTATTATTCAACGATGTGAAGGTTTATTTAATGATGTTTCGAGTAGTTTAGTAAGATCAAATTTAATACACGCTGGCCACGCATTTTGCAAAGATATTATTCAAGCAGAAGAAAGTTTAATAAAAACGAGCATTAGTTCAAGAATTAAAAAAGAAATTGCTGCAAATCGATTAACATTACGTAAAGTAGGATTAACAGCAGAACAGTTGGCTGAAACGCTACACTATGCGCCATTTGGCATAACTGTATCGGTATCTGAGCAAAACAATACTGCCTTTATAGAAAACTTAATGGCGGTATTTAAAGCATCAACATCAACGCTATAA
- a CDS encoding ATP-binding protein produces MQIKNRKLLLTLSVVLTLLPYFLINDMFPISNTWLEQGPLLLLQILSVGFVINSYLRIKNRALKLFWQFITLALLSALISNLLFIFAIISNDLLIQDFFKLCSYFFILLAIETNPQSNETKTNKNISNRVAAIFFTLICFSYFVLLPIEFANNSEDKIASSQLFHLLIAALIFIRLATNSYQCESQFWCRIYSVLTIAAGALLLENSIGYLNNWFLVSLPAYLLTLLVFIPYCALIIAANNSVKSTEPPTELMPSSISELYLILLISCSIIIHLVGIELNLHYNINSYLQSILLATWLGIALTLLTTIIYRKNHLGHKNQQQIKFQNTAQQELVKLNQLLTNAMLNSEDKAIVNASSNAILTTSTEGKVLSANPAAVQLFQCLEREIIATSVKDFFSSDDQMHYFFDFKSNVYTLQRKDAGISIECTATRKDGTQFPVQAELQWAEREEQPLVVITFINLTARKLAEQQALDLKDKFIANISHEFRTPLTIINGILDRYLVKAQTEDEGKELKTAKRNGLRLVRMVEQLLELSRLSDNPQLTMATYRLHTLMSMPADSFARLATQNNLTLTCDIPDHIWLDCDAQAFEKIIFNLIANAIKYTPAGGSIQVIAHSDSDNFTLDIIDTGIGIDTASQSKIFERFQRADDEKNQGVFGVGIGLSLVNELVKAHHWKINVFSEYNKGSKFSLIIPCASAISEEKSTPTSISQTEVSSLLIEPHNINKDIRNHSQKVVLVIEDNLDMQSHIKQVIEQQHHSLLAGSGELGLTLAQEYIPDVIVCDIMLTGIDGFAVLKQLKSHELTSHIPVILLTARSDLDSRLHGLNLQADEYLSKPFNHQELLTRIDNLISNREKLQKSYLNNFNKDLQQNRKNNSFDHVAELAHDSGDNVTLDNKFLEKLETITAEVYTDTDLDIVQLAARMAMSERQLQRKIKALIGITPNNFIKEFRLKKAKVLLQNGSQIGRIALDVGFSSQTYFGRCFKEMFSCTPKQYQQQQKTQRPSS; encoded by the coding sequence TTGCAGATAAAAAATAGAAAGTTATTACTAACACTAAGTGTTGTTCTGACCTTACTGCCATACTTTTTAATAAATGATATGTTTCCGATAAGTAATACTTGGCTTGAACAAGGTCCATTATTACTGCTACAAATCCTGAGTGTTGGCTTTGTTATTAATAGCTATTTACGTATTAAAAACCGTGCATTAAAGCTTTTTTGGCAATTTATTACTCTGGCCCTATTGTCCGCACTAATATCAAATTTACTCTTTATCTTCGCTATCATCAGCAATGATCTTTTGATTCAAGATTTTTTCAAACTTTGCAGTTATTTCTTTATTCTTTTAGCGATAGAGACTAATCCACAAAGTAACGAGACTAAAACAAATAAAAACATCAGTAATCGAGTTGCCGCCATATTTTTCACTTTAATATGCTTTAGTTATTTCGTTTTACTCCCCATAGAATTTGCAAATAATAGTGAGGATAAAATTGCCTCATCACAATTATTTCACTTACTTATAGCTGCACTTATTTTTATTCGATTAGCGACAAATAGTTATCAATGCGAAAGTCAGTTTTGGTGTCGAATTTACAGCGTACTTACCATTGCTGCAGGCGCATTATTGTTAGAGAACAGTATTGGTTATCTCAATAATTGGTTCCTAGTATCATTACCCGCTTATTTACTGACATTGTTAGTATTTATTCCATATTGTGCACTTATTATTGCCGCTAATAACTCGGTTAAGTCTACAGAGCCCCCTACTGAACTAATGCCTTCTTCTATCTCGGAACTCTATCTAATATTATTGATATCTTGTTCGATAATCATTCATTTAGTCGGCATTGAATTAAACCTGCATTACAATATAAATTCATATTTACAGTCGATATTACTTGCTACTTGGCTGGGTATAGCCCTGACATTATTAACCACTATTATTTATCGTAAAAATCACTTAGGGCATAAAAATCAACAACAAATTAAATTCCAAAACACAGCACAACAAGAATTAGTAAAGCTTAATCAATTATTAACTAACGCCATGCTTAATAGTGAGGACAAAGCTATAGTTAATGCTTCTAGCAACGCTATATTAACTACCAGCACTGAGGGCAAAGTACTTTCAGCAAACCCAGCCGCTGTACAACTTTTTCAATGTCTTGAACGCGAAATTATTGCCACAAGTGTCAAAGACTTTTTTTCGTCAGATGATCAAATGCATTACTTTTTCGATTTCAAAAGTAATGTTTATACCCTTCAACGTAAAGATGCCGGTATTTCGATAGAGTGCACAGCAACACGTAAAGACGGAACACAATTCCCTGTGCAAGCTGAATTACAATGGGCAGAAAGAGAAGAACAGCCTCTAGTCGTAATCACTTTTATTAACCTCACTGCGCGTAAGCTTGCCGAGCAACAAGCCTTAGATTTAAAAGATAAATTTATTGCCAATATTTCACACGAATTTAGAACACCATTAACTATTATCAATGGCATTTTAGATCGCTACTTAGTAAAAGCTCAAACAGAAGATGAAGGTAAAGAACTCAAAACGGCAAAGCGCAATGGTTTACGACTGGTCCGTATGGTTGAGCAGTTGCTTGAGTTGTCTCGCTTATCTGACAATCCGCAATTAACCATGGCAACCTACCGTCTGCATACGCTTATGTCGATGCCTGCAGATTCTTTTGCACGCTTAGCAACACAAAACAATTTGACCTTAACTTGTGATATCCCTGACCATATATGGCTAGATTGCGATGCTCAAGCGTTTGAGAAAATCATTTTTAATTTAATAGCTAATGCTATTAAATACACACCAGCAGGTGGCAGCATTCAAGTTATTGCCCATAGCGACAGTGATAACTTTACCCTTGATATTATTGATACTGGCATAGGTATAGATACGGCTTCACAAAGTAAAATTTTTGAACGTTTTCAACGTGCTGACGACGAAAAAAATCAGGGTGTTTTTGGTGTAGGCATTGGCTTGTCTTTGGTTAATGAATTGGTAAAAGCCCATCATTGGAAAATAAATGTTTTTAGCGAATACAATAAAGGCAGTAAATTTTCACTTATTATTCCTTGTGCATCTGCTATCTCTGAAGAAAAATCAACACCAACCAGTATTTCTCAAACCGAGGTATCATCGTTATTAATTGAACCGCACAATATAAATAAAGACATTAGAAACCATAGCCAAAAAGTAGTTTTAGTTATTGAAGATAACTTAGATATGCAAAGCCATATTAAGCAGGTAATAGAGCAACAACATCATAGTTTATTAGCAGGAAGTGGTGAGCTTGGTTTAACACTTGCCCAAGAGTATATTCCCGATGTAATCGTCTGCGATATTATGTTAACAGGCATAGACGGATTTGCGGTATTAAAACAGCTTAAAAGTCATGAACTGACCTCGCATATTCCGGTGATATTATTAACCGCACGTTCTGATTTAGATAGCCGCTTACACGGTTTAAACTTGCAGGCTGACGAATACCTCAGTAAGCCTTTTAATCATCAGGAGTTATTAACCCGTATTGATAATTTAATCAGTAACCGAGAAAAGTTACAAAAGAGTTACTTAAATAACTTTAATAAAGACCTACAACAGAACCGGAAGAATAATAGCTTCGATCACGTTGCAGAATTGGCCCATGATAGTGGTGACAATGTCACCCTTGATAATAAATTTTTAGAAAAACTAGAGACCATTACCGCTGAAGTCTATACCGATACTGACTTAGACATTGTTCAATTGGCGGCAAGAATGGCCATGAGCGAACGGCAGTTACAACGAAAAATTAAAGCCTTAATTGGTATAACTCCCAATAACTTCATTAAAGAGTTCCGCTTAAAAAAAGCAAAAGTGCTATTGCAAAATGGCTCTCAAATTGGCCGAATAGCACTCGATGTGGGTTTTTCATCGCAGACTTATTTTGGTCGCTGTTTTAAAGAAATGTTTAGCTGTACACCGAAACAATATCAGCAACAACAAAAAACGCAACGCCCATCAAGCTAA
- a CDS encoding M48 family metallopeptidase, with the protein MATPLKYLSHYSPDIQQQVSKLVKEDSLKAYLLAQFPEPHEITTDKALREYSLLIKQQYLRKSAPLSQVKYDDKIHIINNALGLHTYVSRVQGNKLKSKNEIRIGSMFKKAPEALLNMIVVHELAHLKEKDHNKAFYQLCQHMLPNYHQLELMTRIYLTELESNGNIY; encoded by the coding sequence ATGGCCACACCGTTAAAATATTTATCTCATTATTCTCCAGATATTCAACAGCAAGTATCTAAGCTCGTTAAGGAAGATAGCTTAAAGGCTTATTTATTAGCGCAATTTCCTGAACCGCATGAAATAACCACCGATAAAGCATTACGTGAATATTCCCTCTTGATAAAGCAACAATATCTAAGGAAATCTGCGCCACTTAGCCAAGTAAAATACGATGATAAAATTCATATTATTAATAACGCGCTAGGCTTGCACACTTATGTTTCACGCGTACAAGGCAATAAACTTAAAAGTAAAAATGAGATCCGAATTGGTAGCATGTTCAAGAAAGCCCCTGAAGCACTATTGAATATGATCGTGGTACATGAACTCGCGCATTTGAAAGAGAAAGATCATAACAAAGCTTTTTATCAGCTGTGCCAACATATGTTACCGAATTATCATCAATTAGAGTTAATGACCCGTATTTACCTCACCGAGCTTGAAAGTAATGGCAATATTTACTAA
- a CDS encoding efflux RND transporter periplasmic adaptor subunit gives MIRIFLLAAVFVLQACSEPTPVIKETAPVVVQLTAARLTNLVDEYEFPATVSVVKSVDLKFEVSGRLIFESLIEGSEVKKGQVLAKIDPKPFQRKVEENRIRHEDAQRNLKRIKDVFEKNVASQRDYDEAKSQFSITKIALENAEQDLSYCTIRAPFDAVIGARYIENDSLIRSGDTLANLQDRSELYFSFEVPERIMTANAGNRDVIATAHIIGQKDKVYDIHYVEHKTTPDPITQTYGVTFALDGKVAKSFYPGSRAIVNIMQKNSREQVLVIPLSALMGNSDSGFSVWRFNQSENMLSLVKVNVSKLEGEYALVSSGLNSGDKVVSAAVSQMREGLIVREYKATY, from the coding sequence GTGATTCGAATATTTTTACTCGCTGCAGTTTTTGTACTGCAAGCTTGCTCTGAGCCAACACCCGTCATAAAAGAGACTGCACCTGTAGTAGTCCAACTCACGGCTGCACGGCTGACAAACTTAGTTGATGAATATGAATTCCCCGCTACGGTATCAGTGGTTAAGAGTGTTGATCTCAAATTTGAAGTCTCAGGACGATTAATTTTTGAAAGTTTAATCGAAGGTAGTGAAGTTAAGAAAGGCCAAGTTTTAGCTAAGATAGATCCCAAGCCCTTCCAACGTAAAGTGGAAGAGAATCGCATTCGTCATGAAGATGCGCAACGCAACTTAAAGCGCATTAAAGATGTTTTTGAAAAAAATGTTGCGTCTCAACGAGATTACGATGAAGCAAAGTCTCAGTTTTCAATTACTAAAATCGCCTTAGAAAATGCCGAACAAGATTTAAGTTACTGTACAATTAGAGCACCATTTGACGCAGTCATTGGTGCTAGATATATTGAAAATGATAGTTTAATTCGCTCTGGTGATACACTAGCTAATTTACAAGATAGATCAGAGCTTTACTTTTCTTTTGAAGTACCAGAGCGCATCATGACCGCCAATGCTGGTAATCGTGATGTGATAGCGACTGCGCATATTATTGGTCAAAAAGATAAAGTATATGACATACATTATGTTGAACATAAAACCACTCCTGATCCTATCACTCAAACCTACGGCGTAACCTTTGCGCTTGATGGTAAGGTTGCTAAGTCTTTTTATCCTGGTTCGCGTGCCATTGTTAATATTATGCAAAAAAACAGTCGCGAACAGGTTTTAGTTATTCCATTAAGTGCATTGATGGGGAATAGCGACTCGGGCTTTAGTGTTTGGCGCTTTAATCAATCAGAAAATATGCTTTCCCTGGTCAAGGTTAACGTTTCTAAATTAGAGGGAGAATATGCTTTAGTTTCTTCTGGATTAAATAGTGGAGATAAAGTGGTTTCGGCAGCGGTTAGCCAAATGCGTGAGGGCCTTATAGTCAGAGAATATAAGGCGACTTATTAA
- the pgi gene encoding glucose-6-phosphate isomerase, which translates to MHDRTSLPSWKKLENHALDMKSQHMSELFKQNPKRFEQFSIQLAPFLLDYSKNLISASTMELLFNLAKECDVEAWREKMFSGERINSTEDRAVLHTALRNRSETPIMLDGKDINIDVRLALDKMKTFSEKVRQGLWSGYSGKRITDVVNIGVGGSNLGPQMVTEALDQYSDNSVNVHYVSNVDGTQIANVLRPLNPEKVLFIVSSKTFTTTETMTNARTAMKWLVSSSFDQSAIAQHFVAVSSNKKNATEFGIAEENIFDMWDWVGGRFSLWSAIGLPIAIDLGFERFIELLEGAHEIDQHFCNTPLAENAPVILALLSVWNCTFLGAQSQAILPYDQSLHMLSAYLQQAEMESNGKSVSWDGDSISYPTVPSIWGELGINGQHAFYQYLHQSNNVVPADFIGSVESVTPVQGHHETLMANFFAQTQALMQGVDEAQVRADLKAKGRTQDYIDKVAPHKVHKGNRPTNTILMKRISPRSLGSLIAMYEHKIFVQGIILQICSFDQWGVELGKGLANNIQEELSSGNISELHDSSTTGLINFYQSYTK; encoded by the coding sequence ATGCACGACAGAACCTCATTACCTAGCTGGAAAAAGCTGGAGAATCACGCGCTTGATATGAAATCACAACATATGAGTGAACTATTTAAACAAAACCCTAAACGTTTTGAACAATTCTCCATTCAGCTTGCCCCCTTTCTCCTCGATTATTCCAAAAACTTGATATCAGCATCAACCATGGAACTACTCTTTAACTTGGCTAAAGAGTGTGATGTTGAAGCTTGGCGAGAAAAGATGTTCAGCGGCGAGCGAATTAATAGCACTGAAGATCGCGCCGTATTACATACAGCTTTAAGAAATCGCAGCGAAACGCCAATAATGCTCGACGGTAAAGACATTAATATTGATGTGCGATTAGCACTAGATAAAATGAAAACATTCAGTGAGAAAGTTCGCCAAGGTTTATGGAGTGGTTATTCTGGGAAACGCATTACTGATGTGGTTAATATTGGTGTTGGCGGCTCTAATTTAGGCCCTCAAATGGTCACTGAAGCTTTAGACCAGTACAGCGACAACAGCGTTAATGTTCATTACGTTTCCAATGTTGATGGTACACAAATAGCGAATGTACTTCGGCCTTTAAACCCCGAAAAAGTCTTGTTTATTGTTTCGAGCAAAACTTTCACCACCACAGAAACCATGACGAATGCTAGAACAGCAATGAAATGGTTGGTTTCTTCATCTTTTGATCAATCAGCCATTGCTCAGCACTTTGTTGCAGTATCTTCCAATAAAAAGAATGCCACGGAATTTGGTATTGCTGAAGAAAATATTTTTGATATGTGGGATTGGGTCGGCGGTCGTTTCTCGCTTTGGTCTGCTATTGGCTTACCGATTGCTATTGATTTAGGTTTTGAGCGTTTTATTGAATTACTTGAAGGTGCTCATGAAATTGATCAACATTTTTGTAATACACCACTAGCGGAAAATGCACCGGTTATATTGGCATTGTTAAGTGTTTGGAACTGTACTTTTCTAGGTGCGCAATCTCAAGCAATTTTGCCTTACGATCAATCGTTACATATGTTATCGGCTTATTTACAACAAGCCGAAATGGAAAGTAATGGTAAATCAGTTTCTTGGGATGGCGATTCTATTTCATATCCCACTGTACCGTCAATTTGGGGCGAGCTAGGGATTAATGGCCAACATGCTTTTTATCAATATTTGCATCAAAGTAATAATGTTGTGCCGGCTGACTTCATCGGTTCAGTAGAGAGTGTAACCCCTGTTCAAGGCCATCATGAAACGTTAATGGCTAACTTTTTCGCCCAAACCCAAGCACTGATGCAAGGGGTTGACGAAGCTCAAGTACGAGCAGATTTAAAAGCTAAGGGCCGCACACAAGACTACATTGATAAAGTCGCTCCGCATAAGGTTCATAAAGGTAATCGCCCTACTAATACCATTTTAATGAAGCGTATATCACCACGTTCATTAGGCAGCTTAATCGCCATGTACGAGCATAAGATATTTGTTCAAGGCATTATTTTGCAAATTTGTTCTTTTGATCAATGGGGAGTGGAATTAGGTAAAGGCTTAGCCAACAATATTCAAGAAGAGTTATCATCTGGTAATATAAGCGAACTACATGACAGCTCAACTACTGGCTTAATTAACTTTTATCAAAGCTATACCAAATAA
- a CDS encoding alpha/beta hydrolase family protein: MKKLPKLAKFLALCTGLILLLACSKQTPIGQIDEPAKATSTFQTYSAEEFFKTRSVFGSSINADASAVLVSDDESGIYNAYKVPLDGSEITQLTNSTKESIYVVGWFPEDDRFLYSADKGGNELNHLFVQALDGTEKDLTPGEGLKAFFVSWHENNEQFFVATNERDAKFFDLYVYQAADYSRKLIYQNNSGYSPESVSPNGQYIALSKSNSNADSNLYLVDLAKKQPLTELISAHEGDVEHSAYTFTRDNSALIYSTNEFGEFNQAWSYNLVSKEKSENFAVNWDVSFTYFSKDGRYQVHGVNADAQTKIEIIDLKTKKNLVLPDMPSGDLRGVNFSNDGKQMVFYINSDTSPSNLYVHQLGSNAIKRLTNTGNPNILEENLVVGEVVRFKSFDGLEIPGILYKPKQAATQKVPALVWIHGGPGGQSRKGYSALIQHLVNNGYAIFRINNRGSSGYGKTFNHLDDKKHGDHDLKDVVYNKYYLQSLDWVDADRIGVIGGSYGGYLTMAAMTFTDEFEVGINIFGVTNWVRTLESIPPYWEAFRQSLYDELGDPSTDKERLHNISPVFFGQNVKKPVLVVQGKNDPRVLKIESDDMVESIRSGGTYVDYLVFDDEGHGFSKKANRISASNKYLSFLQDHL; encoded by the coding sequence ATGAAAAAGTTACCAAAACTGGCTAAATTTCTAGCACTATGTACGGGGCTGATATTACTACTTGCCTGTTCAAAACAAACGCCAATTGGTCAAATTGATGAGCCAGCAAAAGCAACGTCAACGTTCCAAACTTATAGTGCTGAAGAATTCTTTAAAACGCGATCCGTATTTGGCTCTTCGATTAATGCTGATGCTAGCGCAGTTTTAGTGAGTGACGATGAAAGTGGCATTTATAATGCCTATAAAGTGCCATTAGATGGCTCTGAGATAACACAATTAACAAACTCAACCAAAGAGTCAATATATGTAGTTGGTTGGTTTCCTGAAGATGATCGGTTTTTATACAGCGCAGATAAAGGCGGTAATGAGTTAAATCATCTCTTTGTACAAGCATTAGATGGCACAGAAAAAGATTTAACGCCGGGTGAAGGTTTAAAGGCATTTTTTGTTAGTTGGCATGAAAATAACGAACAGTTCTTTGTTGCCACAAATGAAAGAGATGCAAAATTTTTTGATCTCTATGTATATCAAGCAGCAGACTATTCCAGAAAACTAATTTATCAAAATAATTCGGGCTATTCACCGGAATCCGTTAGCCCTAATGGTCAATATATCGCGCTAAGCAAAAGTAACTCCAATGCCGATTCTAATTTATACCTAGTTGACTTAGCCAAAAAACAGCCGTTAACAGAGCTGATCAGTGCACATGAAGGAGATGTCGAGCATAGTGCTTACACATTTACACGCGATAATAGTGCACTTATTTATTCTACCAATGAATTCGGTGAATTTAATCAAGCTTGGTCCTACAATTTGGTCAGTAAAGAAAAGTCAGAAAATTTTGCCGTAAATTGGGATGTCAGTTTTACTTATTTTTCCAAAGATGGCCGCTATCAAGTACATGGTGTGAATGCTGACGCGCAAACAAAAATAGAAATTATCGACCTAAAAACCAAGAAAAATCTTGTTTTGCCTGATATGCCAAGTGGCGACTTGCGTGGTGTGAACTTTTCTAATGATGGTAAACAAATGGTGTTCTATATTAACTCAGATACATCTCCGTCAAACCTCTATGTTCATCAGTTAGGTAGTAACGCGATAAAGCGTTTAACCAATACTGGAAATCCCAATATTTTAGAAGAAAATTTAGTGGTGGGTGAAGTGGTACGCTTTAAAAGTTTTGATGGTTTAGAAATACCCGGTATTTTATATAAACCCAAACAAGCTGCAACACAGAAAGTTCCCGCTTTAGTTTGGATACATGGTGGTCCAGGAGGGCAAAGCCGTAAAGGTTATTCTGCTCTTATTCAGCACTTAGTGAATAATGGTTATGCTATTTTTAGAATTAATAACCGTGGTTCTAGCGGCTATGGCAAAACGTTTAATCATTTAGACGATAAAAAGCATGGCGATCATGATTTAAAAGATGTGGTTTATAATAAGTATTATCTACAAAGCTTGGACTGGGTGGATGCCGACAGAATTGGTGTCATCGGCGGTAGTTACGGTGGATACTTAACCATGGCAGCTATGACGTTCACAGATGAATTTGAAGTAGGCATCAATATTTTTGGCGTAACAAACTGGGTCAGAACACTAGAAAGCATTCCGCCATATTGGGAAGCATTTCGCCAGTCACTTTATGATGAATTGGGCGACCCTAGTACAGATAAAGAACGTTTACATAATATTTCACCGGTATTTTTTGGTCAAAATGTTAAAAAACCCGTGTTAGTCGTGCAGGGAAAGAATGACCCACGAGTATTGAAAATTGAGAGTGATGACATGGTAGAGTCTATTCGAAGCGGTGGCACTTATGTTGATTATTTAGTGTTTGACGATGAAGGACATGGTTTTAGTAAAAAGGCGAATCGAATTAGTGCCTCGAATAAATATTTAAGCTTTTTACAGGATCATTTATAA